A stretch of the Rhinoderma darwinii isolate aRhiDar2 chromosome 3, aRhiDar2.hap1, whole genome shotgun sequence genome encodes the following:
- the TMEM150A gene encoding transmembrane protein 150A isoform X2: MTGWIVLPVSLTAFSIPGIWIVYAMAVMNHHVCPVENWMYNVTCSDDNAKQGTPKTCCTLEDVPLISKCGTYPPESCLFSLIGNVGAFMVVMICLLRYSQVIELSHSSWLNTVALISGCTNAAGLVVVGNFQVDYAKSLHYIGAGVAFPAGLLFVCLHCILTYHLAASVLDYWVGHLRVSLTAVALISLVLSGVFFIHESFLLQHLAAICEWIFVLDILVYYGTFAYEFGSVSTDTIMAALQSSAARSYSVVTIVEKIKA, encoded by the exons ATGACTGGCTGGATTGTCCTTCCCGTCAGCCTGACTGCATTTTCCATTCCTGGGATATGGATCGT GTACGCAATGGCGGTGATGAACCATCACGTGTGTCCTGTGGAGAACTG GATGTACAACGTGACGTGTTCCGATGACAATGCGAAGCAGGGGACACCCAAAACATGCTGTACCCTGGAAGATGTCCCCCTTATCAG TAAGTGTGGGACATACCCACCTGAGAGCTGTCTCTTCAGTCTGATCGGAAATGTTGGAGCTTTTATGG TGGTGATGATCTGTTTGCTGAGATACAGTCAGGTCATCGAGCTCAGCCACAGCTCCTGGCTAAACACTGTTGCTCTGATCTCCGGCTGCACCAACGCGGCAGGACTAGTCGTGGTGGGAAACTTCCAG GTGGATTACGCCAAGTCTCTGCATTACATTGGCGCAGGAGTGGCATTCCCAGCCGGGTTGTTGTTTGTATGTCTTCACTGCATCCTGACTTACCATCTGGCCGCAAGTGTTCTAGACTACTGGGTAGGACACCTGCGTGTAAGCCTGACCGCTGTGGCCTTAATATCCCTTGTCCTGA gtgGTGTCTTTTTCATCCATGAAAGCTTCCTCCTTCAACATCTGGCTGCAATCTGCGAGTGGATCTTTGTCCTGGACATACTGGTCTACTATGGAACCTTTGCCTATGAGTTTGGTTCAGTTTCCACGGACACAATAATGGCTGCTCTGCAGAGCTCGGCCGCTCGCAGCT ACAGTGTCGTTACCATCGTGGAGAAGATAAAGGCCTGA
- the TMEM150A gene encoding transmembrane protein 150A isoform X1 produces MTGWIVLPVSLTAFSIPGIWIVYAMAVMNHHVCPVENWMYNVTCSDDNAKQGTPKTCCTLEDVPLISKCGTYPPESCLFSLIGNVGAFMVVMICLLRYSQVIELSHSSWLNTVALISGCTNAAGLVVVGNFQVDYAKSLHYIGAGVAFPAGLLFVCLHCILTYHLAASVLDYWVGHLRVSLTAVALISLVLSGVFFIHESFLLQHLAAICEWIFVLDILVYYGTFAYEFGSVSTDTIMAALQSSAARSCKSPGSSSTSTHLNCNPERIAMI; encoded by the exons ATGACTGGCTGGATTGTCCTTCCCGTCAGCCTGACTGCATTTTCCATTCCTGGGATATGGATCGT GTACGCAATGGCGGTGATGAACCATCACGTGTGTCCTGTGGAGAACTG GATGTACAACGTGACGTGTTCCGATGACAATGCGAAGCAGGGGACACCCAAAACATGCTGTACCCTGGAAGATGTCCCCCTTATCAG TAAGTGTGGGACATACCCACCTGAGAGCTGTCTCTTCAGTCTGATCGGAAATGTTGGAGCTTTTATGG TGGTGATGATCTGTTTGCTGAGATACAGTCAGGTCATCGAGCTCAGCCACAGCTCCTGGCTAAACACTGTTGCTCTGATCTCCGGCTGCACCAACGCGGCAGGACTAGTCGTGGTGGGAAACTTCCAG GTGGATTACGCCAAGTCTCTGCATTACATTGGCGCAGGAGTGGCATTCCCAGCCGGGTTGTTGTTTGTATGTCTTCACTGCATCCTGACTTACCATCTGGCCGCAAGTGTTCTAGACTACTGGGTAGGACACCTGCGTGTAAGCCTGACCGCTGTGGCCTTAATATCCCTTGTCCTGA gtgGTGTCTTTTTCATCCATGAAAGCTTCCTCCTTCAACATCTGGCTGCAATCTGCGAGTGGATCTTTGTCCTGGACATACTGGTCTACTATGGAACCTTTGCCTATGAGTTTGGTTCAGTTTCCACGGACACAATAATGGCTGCTCTGCAGAGCTCGGCCGCTCGCAGCTGTAAGTCACCGGGAAGCAGCAGCACATCCACTCACCTCAACTGTAATCCTGAGCGGATTGCCATGATATAA